A region from the Sphingomonas sp. S2-65 genome encodes:
- the hemA gene encoding 5-aminolevulinate synthase, with protein MHSTDSAAPAVDYSRVFNQAIDRLHAEGRYRVFIDILRNKGMFPNARCFAGHNGPKPITVWCSNDYLAMGQHPKVIAAMEEALHDVGAGSGGTRNIGGNTHYHIELEHELADLHGKEGALLFTSGYVSNEATLSTLAKIMPGCIIYSDELNHASMIAGIRNSGCEKRVFRHNDLAHLEELLAADDPGIPKLIAFESVYSMDADIAPIAEICDLADKYNALTYLDEVHAVGMYGARGGGISEREGLAHRLTIIEGTLGKAFGVMGGYITADQVIIDVIRSYAPGFIFTTSLSPVLVAGALASVKHLKSSSAERDGQQAAAARLKAMMADAGLPVLPSTTHIVPLMVGDPVKAKKISDVLLAEYGVYVQPINYPTVPRGTERLRFTPGPAHDDAMMHELVDALVEIWGRLELRLAA; from the coding sequence ATGCACAGCACTGACAGCGCCGCGCCCGCCGTGGATTATTCGCGGGTCTTCAATCAGGCGATCGACCGACTGCATGCCGAAGGGCGCTACCGGGTGTTCATCGACATCCTGCGCAACAAGGGCATGTTCCCGAACGCGCGCTGCTTTGCCGGCCATAACGGGCCCAAGCCGATCACCGTGTGGTGCTCGAACGACTATCTCGCCATGGGCCAGCATCCCAAGGTCATCGCCGCGATGGAGGAAGCGCTCCATGATGTCGGCGCGGGCTCTGGCGGCACCCGCAACATCGGCGGCAACACCCATTACCATATCGAGCTCGAGCACGAGCTCGCCGACCTGCACGGCAAGGAAGGCGCGCTGCTGTTCACCAGCGGCTATGTCTCAAACGAGGCGACGCTGTCGACGCTCGCCAAGATCATGCCGGGCTGCATCATCTATTCGGACGAGCTCAACCACGCGTCGATGATTGCCGGCATCCGCAACTCGGGCTGCGAGAAGCGCGTATTCCGCCACAACGACCTCGCCCATCTCGAAGAGCTGCTCGCCGCCGACGATCCCGGCATTCCCAAGCTGATCGCGTTCGAAAGCGTCTATTCGATGGACGCCGACATCGCGCCGATCGCCGAGATCTGCGACCTGGCGGACAAGTACAACGCGCTCACCTATCTCGATGAGGTCCACGCGGTCGGCATGTACGGCGCACGCGGCGGCGGCATCTCCGAACGCGAAGGCCTGGCGCACCGGCTGACGATCATAGAGGGGACGCTGGGCAAGGCATTCGGCGTGATGGGCGGCTACATCACCGCCGATCAGGTGATCATCGACGTGATCCGCTCTTATGCCCCGGGCTTCATCTTCACCACGTCGCTGTCGCCCGTGCTGGTCGCCGGCGCGCTGGCGAGCGTGAAGCACCTCAAGAGCTCAAGCGCCGAGCGCGACGGCCAGCAAGCCGCCGCGGCGCGGCTGAAGGCGATGATGGCGGATGCAGGACTTCCCGTCCTGCCATCCACGACGCATATCGTGCCGCTGATGGTCGGCGATCCGGTCAAGGCCAAGAAGATCAGCGACGTGCTGCTCGCCGAATACGGCGTGTACGTCCAGCCGATCAACTACCCGACCGTACCGCGCGGCACCGAGCGTCTGCGCTTCACTCCCGGCCCGGCGCATGACGATGCGATGATGCACGAGCTGGTCGACGCGCTGGTCGAGATCTGGGGCCGGCTGGAACTGCGCCTGGCGGCATGA
- the murI gene encoding glutamate racemase — MQDTRPILFFDSGMGGLSVLAPTARLLPHASMVYVADSAGFPYGTRSEAEIAARVPALLGRLAERYDPRLIVIACNTASTIALEHVRAALDVPIVGTVPAIKPAAERSRTRVIGVLGTEATVRQPYVDDLARRFAADCTVLRYGSAALVTIAEAMLGGEAPDPAQLRAELDGLFEQPGGDRLDMIVNACTHFPLLEDALADAAPRSVGFVDGGPGIARRVQYLTQGQNWPDQPAPGRAVFTQRSDRTDALAPALIRFGLTEVESL; from the coding sequence ATGCAAGACACGCGCCCGATCCTGTTCTTCGACTCCGGCATGGGCGGGCTGTCGGTCCTGGCACCGACCGCCAGGCTGCTGCCTCACGCGTCCATGGTCTATGTCGCCGACTCCGCCGGTTTCCCCTACGGGACGCGCAGCGAGGCGGAGATCGCGGCGCGGGTCCCGGCGTTGCTCGGGCGACTGGCCGAGCGCTATGATCCCCGGCTGATCGTGATCGCGTGCAACACCGCCTCGACCATCGCGCTTGAGCATGTCCGTGCGGCGCTCGACGTGCCGATCGTCGGGACCGTGCCCGCGATCAAGCCCGCCGCCGAACGCAGCCGCACGCGCGTAATCGGCGTGCTTGGAACCGAAGCGACGGTGCGCCAGCCCTATGTCGACGATCTCGCCCGCCGCTTCGCCGCCGATTGCACGGTGCTGCGCTATGGCTCCGCGGCGTTGGTGACGATCGCCGAAGCGATGCTGGGGGGCGAGGCTCCCGACCCGGCGCAGCTACGCGCCGAACTCGATGGCCTGTTCGAACAGCCGGGCGGCGATCGGCTCGACATGATCGTCAACGCCTGCACCCATTTCCCGTTGCTGGAGGATGCGCTTGCCGACGCCGCGCCGCGTTCCGTAGGCTTCGTGGATGGCGGGCCGGGCATCGCCCGCCGCGTCCAATATCTTACGCAGGGGCAGAACTGGCCGGACCAGCCCGCTCCGGGCCGTGCCGTGTTCACGCAACGCAGCGATCGCACCGACGCCTTGGCGCCAGCACTGATCCGCTTTGGACTGACCGAGGTCGAGTCGCTTTAG
- the plsY gene encoding glycerol-3-phosphate 1-O-acyltransferase PlsY: MTVFTQVPWAAPAIAIVLGYLLGSIPFGVLLTRWFGAGDLRAIGSGNIGATNVLRTGRKGLAAATLLLDLGKGAAAVLIAEALFPGTGPLAGMGAFLGHCYPVWLKFRGGKGVATLMGIVVALHWPSGLVYAAVWLGLLAALRISSLAGMTAAISAPVSAAYWGRIDLVLLLLGLALIVLWKHRDNVDRLLSGTEPRIGKKRG; the protein is encoded by the coding sequence ATGACGGTGTTCACGCAAGTTCCATGGGCAGCGCCGGCGATTGCGATCGTGCTGGGGTATCTGCTCGGTTCGATCCCGTTCGGGGTGTTGCTGACGCGCTGGTTCGGCGCGGGCGACCTGCGCGCCATCGGATCGGGCAATATCGGCGCGACCAACGTGCTGCGCACCGGACGCAAGGGACTGGCGGCGGCGACGCTGCTGCTCGATCTCGGCAAGGGCGCAGCGGCAGTGCTGATCGCCGAGGCACTGTTTCCCGGCACCGGCCCGCTCGCCGGGATGGGCGCGTTTCTTGGCCATTGCTACCCGGTCTGGCTCAAGTTCCGCGGGGGGAAGGGTGTCGCGACTTTGATGGGCATCGTCGTCGCGCTGCACTGGCCGTCGGGGCTGGTCTACGCGGCGGTGTGGCTCGGGCTGCTGGCGGCGCTGCGCATCTCTTCGCTGGCCGGGATGACGGCGGCGATCAGCGCGCCGGTCAGCGCCGCCTATTGGGGGCGGATCGACCTGGTGCTGCTGCTGCTCGGCCTCGCGCTGATCGTGCTGTGGAAGCATCGCGACAATGTCGATCGGCTGCTGAGCGGCACTGAACCGCGCATCGGCAAGAAGCGTGGCTGA
- the dprA gene encoding DNA-processing protein DprA → MADSRAPRLRLLRSANIGPVTYRQLLARFGTAEAALEAVPMLAARAGGRAPVLADPARITREIAAVERLGARYLFLEDAEYPPLLAAIESAPPALIVRGDHALALRPCVAMVGARNASAAACRFARELAFRLGEAGVTVVSGLARGIDTAAHRGAIGGGTVGVIASGIDIAFPPENAELQEQVAREGLLLAEQPPGTEPLARFFPSRNRIIAGLAQGTVVVEAAPRSGSLITARLAAEAGRDVMAVPGSPLDPRAQGCNLLIREGATLVQSVDDILEAVRPIDARAVRAPGADFAGPPAADATDAERRAVEALLGPVPVAVDELIRQSGLVPAAVQTVLLELELAGRLDRHAGARVSLV, encoded by the coding sequence GTGGCTGACTCGCGGGCGCCGCGCCTCAGGCTGCTGCGCTCCGCGAATATCGGCCCTGTTACCTACCGCCAGCTGCTCGCCAGGTTCGGCACCGCCGAAGCCGCGCTCGAGGCGGTGCCGATGCTCGCCGCCCGCGCTGGAGGCAGGGCACCCGTCCTCGCCGATCCGGCACGGATCACGCGCGAGATCGCCGCAGTCGAGCGGCTCGGCGCCCGCTATCTCTTCCTTGAGGATGCGGAGTATCCGCCGCTGCTCGCCGCGATCGAAAGCGCGCCGCCCGCGCTGATCGTCCGCGGCGACCACGCTCTGGCGTTGCGGCCCTGCGTGGCGATGGTGGGTGCCCGCAATGCTTCCGCCGCCGCGTGCCGCTTCGCGCGCGAACTGGCGTTCCGGCTTGGCGAGGCGGGGGTCACCGTGGTCTCGGGGCTGGCGCGCGGGATCGACACCGCAGCCCATCGCGGGGCGATCGGCGGCGGCACGGTGGGGGTGATCGCCAGCGGCATCGACATCGCCTTCCCGCCGGAGAACGCCGAGCTTCAGGAACAGGTCGCCCGCGAGGGTCTGCTGCTTGCCGAGCAGCCGCCCGGTACCGAACCGCTCGCGCGCTTCTTCCCGTCGCGCAACCGGATCATCGCGGGCTTGGCGCAAGGAACGGTGGTGGTGGAAGCCGCGCCCCGCTCGGGCTCGCTGATCACCGCCCGCCTGGCTGCGGAAGCAGGGCGCGACGTCATGGCGGTGCCGGGATCGCCGCTCGATCCGCGCGCGCAGGGCTGCAATTTGCTGATCCGCGAGGGCGCCACGCTGGTCCAGAGCGTGGACGACATCCTCGAAGCGGTGCGGCCGATCGACGCGAGGGCGGTTCGCGCGCCCGGCGCCGACTTCGCCGGTCCGCCTGCTGCAGATGCCACCGACGCGGAACGCCGTGCCGTGGAAGCGTTGCTGGGACCGGTCCCGGTGGCAGTCGACGAACTCATCCGCCAGTCGGGTCTGGTTCCGGCCGCGGTGCAGACGGTGCTGCTGGAGCTGGAGCTTGCCGGCCGGCTCGACCGGCATGCGGGCGCGCGGGTCAGCCTCGTCTAG